One window of the Archangium primigenium genome contains the following:
- a CDS encoding tetratricopeptide repeat protein, protein MLSLRAKRHVVLAFATTLATSCAPQLTIHVLKPAPVNLGASRLLTVVQTEGRPGARDFLLQELSHQARAQGHFQVADRTHEGRVVKVAGDSVRLLAPGPAPLGAPGEVGLRLDVHEWSAARKTERPKPRASKGGTDERPVSFYEGRALVTLTAFTASGDTLLAEQEYTASGRGLDANEALDNAGREVVRHILAHITPHYETRSLRMDDEDRAQQPILQAARTGDMPGAVTQMEAYVRAHPDNAPALYNLGVLLDATGRYPEALERYTQAISLSTKGYYVDMKNACTRQLADQRALSE, encoded by the coding sequence ATGCTGTCCCTGCGCGCCAAGCGCCACGTCGTGCTGGCCTTCGCCACCACGCTGGCCACCAGCTGTGCACCGCAGTTGACCATCCACGTCCTCAAGCCCGCGCCGGTCAACCTGGGCGCCTCGCGCCTGTTGACGGTGGTCCAGACGGAGGGCCGCCCCGGAGCCCGGGACTTCCTCCTCCAGGAGTTGAGCCACCAGGCGCGGGCGCAGGGCCACTTCCAGGTGGCGGACCGGACCCACGAGGGGCGCGTGGTGAAGGTGGCCGGCGACTCGGTGCGCCTGCTCGCGCCGGGCCCCGCGCCGCTCGGCGCCCCCGGCGAGGTGGGCCTGCGCCTGGACGTGCACGAGTGGAGCGCGGCGCGCAAGACGGAGCGCCCCAAGCCGCGCGCGAGCAAGGGCGGCACGGACGAGCGGCCCGTGTCCTTCTACGAGGGCCGCGCCCTGGTGACGCTCACGGCCTTCACCGCCTCGGGGGACACCCTGCTCGCCGAGCAGGAGTACACGGCGAGCGGACGGGGCCTGGACGCGAACGAGGCCCTGGACAACGCGGGCCGCGAGGTGGTGCGCCACATCCTCGCGCACATCACGCCCCACTACGAGACGCGCTCCTTGCGCATGGATGACGAGGACCGGGCCCAGCAGCCCATCCTCCAGGCGGCGCGCACGGGGGACATGCCCGGCGCCGTCACCCAGATGGAGGCCTACGTGCGCGCCCACCCGGACAACGCCCCCGCCCTCTACAACCTGGGCGTGCTGCTCGACGCCACGGGCCGCTACCCCGAGGCCCTGGAGCGCTACACCCAGGCCATCTCCCTGTCCACCAAGGGGTACTACGTGGACATGAAGAACGCGTGCACCCGACAGCTCGCCGACCAGCGCGCGTTGTCCGAGTAG
- a CDS encoding ArnT family glycosyltransferase: protein MSSASPAPAPSSVEPSPPSALSAVRELAPEPDTRLLMALLLAAALLPRLLLMPVNENYYGDAVARTELAERWARAPHLITSYADGAFQFGPLHLYLVGVALKVVPDRALAGRLVSLVFGVLAVVPLFALTRRLFGWRAGVVAGLGLGVWGMHLQMSTTAASESLSLFLMLWVFALLAEGLDDNRMGPLFKAALVLNLACATRYDAWLYMPLLCVLLLLWGPDRLAGLTRAVGFGFMCLPFPLLWMQGNEMAHGDPFYPVRIVEQFHAQWVKDGIAWLGTPLFRLQSLGFWPGMALLTLSPGVALLGMVGMWRTWRTRPDVRWLTLAALVPTAYFTFRGAVLLDFQPLGRFTVTQLAVLLPFVVPGFEACTGAWGPGARKALAVVCGVLAVAVPVGMGLYTFRADGGRRDTMRPVSPTSTNPVPLMQVARFLKEEVAAHGGAAVVDDDPRYMDLQLAFFSGLPDERLARVRWETFRKHLREAQPEYLVRFDEGSLVKDSGVTLEGKTLVLDGVEYGELDGFAPPLHVYRRHSR from the coding sequence ATGTCGTCCGCCTCGCCCGCCCCCGCTCCGTCCTCGGTTGAACCGAGCCCTCCCTCCGCCCTCTCCGCCGTGCGTGAACTGGCGCCGGAGCCCGACACCCGGCTGTTGATGGCCCTGCTGCTCGCCGCGGCGCTGCTGCCCCGGCTGCTGCTCATGCCCGTCAACGAGAACTACTACGGTGACGCGGTGGCGCGCACGGAGCTCGCCGAGCGCTGGGCGCGGGCGCCGCACCTCATCACCTCCTATGCGGACGGGGCCTTCCAGTTCGGCCCGCTGCACCTGTACCTGGTGGGGGTCGCGCTCAAGGTGGTGCCGGACCGGGCGTTGGCGGGGCGGCTGGTGAGCCTGGTGTTCGGCGTGCTGGCGGTGGTGCCGCTCTTCGCGCTCACCCGGCGGCTGTTCGGCTGGCGCGCGGGGGTGGTGGCCGGGCTGGGCCTCGGCGTCTGGGGCATGCACCTGCAGATGTCCACCACCGCCGCGAGCGAGTCCCTGTCGCTCTTCCTCATGCTGTGGGTGTTCGCGCTGCTGGCCGAGGGCCTGGACGACAACCGCATGGGGCCGCTCTTCAAGGCGGCGCTGGTGCTCAACCTGGCGTGCGCCACGCGCTACGACGCCTGGCTCTACATGCCCCTGTTGTGCGTGCTGCTCCTGCTCTGGGGCCCGGACCGGCTCGCCGGGCTCACGCGCGCGGTGGGCTTTGGCTTCATGTGCCTGCCCTTCCCGCTCTTGTGGATGCAGGGCAACGAGATGGCCCATGGCGACCCCTTCTACCCCGTGCGCATCGTGGAGCAGTTCCACGCGCAGTGGGTGAAGGACGGCATCGCCTGGCTGGGCACGCCGCTCTTCCGGCTGCAGAGCCTGGGCTTCTGGCCGGGCATGGCGCTGCTCACCCTGTCGCCCGGCGTGGCGCTGCTGGGCATGGTGGGCATGTGGCGCACGTGGCGCACGCGGCCCGACGTGCGCTGGCTGACGCTCGCGGCGCTGGTGCCCACCGCCTACTTCACCTTCCGGGGCGCGGTGCTCCTGGACTTCCAGCCGCTCGGGCGCTTCACGGTCACCCAGCTGGCGGTCCTGCTGCCCTTCGTGGTCCCCGGCTTCGAGGCCTGCACGGGCGCGTGGGGCCCGGGGGCGCGCAAGGCCCTGGCGGTCGTGTGCGGCGTGCTGGCGGTGGCCGTGCCGGTGGGCATGGGGCTGTACACCTTCCGCGCGGACGGGGGCCGCCGGGACACGATGCGTCCGGTGAGCCCCACCTCCACCAACCCCGTGCCGCTCATGCAGGTGGCGCGCTTCCTCAAGGAGGAGGTCGCCGCGCACGGCGGCGCCGCGGTGGTGGACGACGACCCGCGCTACATGGACCTGCAATTGGCCTTCTTCTCCGGGCTGCCCGACGAGCGACTCGCCCGCGTGCGCTGGGAGACGTTCCGCAAGCACCTGCGCGAGGCCCAGCCGGAATATCTCGTGCGCTTCGACGAGGGATCGTTGGTGAAGGACAGCGGCGTGACCCTGGAGGGCAAGACGCTCGTGCTCGACGGCGTGGAGTATGGAGAACTCGACGGCTTCGCTCCGCCGCTGCACGTGTACCGTCGCCATTCGCGGTAG
- a CDS encoding PAS domain-containing protein — MVHHTALGVEAEHFRLGTFIRAHRTRILEDWEESVRGLPYTQGLSRPRLLDHLPDLLERVANVVDTVHTGGHGSLDRMPEVHALERLDSGYDLDAVAEEYALLRACILQRYGEYVEARGDSSMAVAMREVVSFNRTFDEAVSAAVTRYTRARERTLVALDRISEAALGTEELDAFLPRLLRVMLETTEAVDSVTLLLREGEWLRVRASVGLGDGALPPFRERVGEGFSGVIAAEQRPFELRAAATDPRVRDEAVRARGTRALYGVPLMYGGEVIGVAHMGSRTALEFSQEDKLLFRAMVSRATMLIIQAWLAAREHAARAEAEERKQQLQLIIQQSSDAIIMADAQGVMRVFNTAAEQLHGFGLKEVPSTEWSDTYGLLTLDEQPMKLEDVCLYRALRNEVVTEDRWKVRRLDGSVRTLSGTAAPLWRPDGSLAGAVLNARDETERLDREREQTETLALLDSLLATAPVGLAFLDPALRCVRINEALAEINGLSLEQHRGKTVDALFGARAEDLEPLLRRVLETGEVHKGHEFSGATAREPGVSRHWVGDYFPVRAPDGRMLGVGCVVVDVTERTRQEEHMRQTAEFRERFLGVVSHDLRNPLNAILLSANGLLRADGLPPTHTRLARRIVTSAERMGRMIGELLDFTRGRLGGGIPIQPRACNLRVLCQQVLEELESSHPGRELRLAAEGQFQGEWDPDRLAQLLGNLGKNALDYSPPGSPVDFSLHDEGGRVRVEVHNGGPPIPPEMLSGIFEPFRRAVPGDANPSSGLGLGLFIVERIAQAHGGEIRVRSSAEAGTTFTLCLPRTQDGAPPDSGGAPS; from the coding sequence ATGGTCCATCACACCGCCCTTGGGGTTGAAGCCGAGCACTTCCGTCTGGGCACGTTCATTCGTGCCCACCGCACGCGCATCCTGGAGGATTGGGAGGAGTCCGTGCGGGGGCTGCCCTACACCCAGGGGCTCTCGCGACCCCGCCTGCTGGACCACCTGCCGGACCTCCTGGAGCGGGTCGCCAACGTGGTGGACACCGTGCACACGGGTGGCCATGGCTCGCTCGACCGGATGCCCGAGGTGCATGCGCTCGAGCGCTTGGACTCCGGCTATGACCTGGACGCGGTGGCCGAGGAATACGCGCTGCTGCGCGCGTGCATCCTCCAGCGCTACGGCGAGTACGTGGAGGCCCGGGGGGACTCGTCCATGGCGGTGGCCATGCGCGAGGTGGTGTCCTTCAACCGCACCTTCGACGAGGCGGTGTCCGCGGCGGTGACGCGCTACACCCGGGCGCGCGAGCGCACGCTGGTGGCGTTGGATCGCATCTCCGAGGCGGCGCTCGGCACGGAGGAGCTGGACGCGTTCCTGCCCCGGCTGCTGCGCGTCATGTTGGAGACGACCGAGGCGGTGGACTCCGTCACGCTGCTCCTGCGCGAGGGGGAGTGGCTGCGGGTGCGGGCCTCGGTGGGCCTGGGGGACGGCGCGCTGCCGCCCTTTCGCGAGCGGGTGGGGGAGGGCTTCAGCGGCGTCATCGCGGCGGAGCAGCGCCCCTTCGAGCTGCGCGCGGCGGCGACGGATCCCCGCGTGCGCGACGAGGCGGTCCGGGCGCGCGGCACGCGGGCCCTCTATGGGGTGCCGCTGATGTACGGCGGCGAGGTCATCGGCGTCGCGCACATGGGCAGCCGCACCGCGCTGGAGTTCTCCCAGGAGGACAAGCTGCTCTTCCGGGCCATGGTGAGCCGGGCCACCATGCTCATCATCCAGGCGTGGCTCGCGGCGCGCGAGCACGCGGCGCGCGCGGAGGCCGAGGAGCGCAAGCAGCAGCTGCAGCTCATCATCCAGCAGAGCAGTGACGCCATCATCATGGCGGACGCGCAGGGCGTGATGCGCGTGTTCAACACCGCGGCCGAGCAACTGCACGGCTTCGGGCTCAAGGAAGTGCCGTCCACGGAGTGGAGCGACACCTATGGGTTGCTCACCCTGGACGAGCAGCCCATGAAGCTCGAGGACGTGTGCCTCTACCGGGCCCTGCGCAACGAGGTGGTGACGGAGGACCGGTGGAAGGTGCGGCGGTTGGATGGCTCGGTGCGCACCTTGAGCGGGACGGCGGCGCCCCTGTGGCGGCCGGATGGCTCGCTGGCGGGCGCCGTGCTCAACGCCCGGGACGAGACCGAGCGGCTCGACCGGGAGCGCGAGCAGACCGAGACGCTCGCCTTGCTCGACTCGCTGCTGGCCACGGCGCCGGTGGGGCTGGCCTTCCTGGATCCCGCGCTGCGCTGCGTGCGCATCAACGAGGCGCTCGCGGAGATCAACGGCCTGTCCCTGGAGCAGCACCGGGGCAAGACGGTGGACGCGCTGTTCGGCGCCCGGGCCGAGGACCTGGAGCCCCTCTTGCGCCGCGTGCTGGAGACGGGCGAGGTGCACAAGGGCCATGAGTTCTCCGGCGCCACGGCGCGCGAGCCCGGCGTGTCCCGGCACTGGGTGGGGGACTACTTCCCGGTGCGCGCGCCGGACGGGCGGATGCTCGGCGTGGGCTGCGTCGTGGTGGATGTCACCGAGCGCACGCGGCAGGAGGAGCACATGCGCCAGACGGCCGAGTTCCGCGAGCGCTTCCTCGGCGTCGTCTCCCACGACCTGCGCAACCCCCTCAACGCCATCCTCCTGTCCGCCAACGGCCTCTTGCGCGCGGACGGACTGCCCCCCACGCACACGCGGCTGGCGCGCCGCATCGTCACCAGCGCCGAGCGCATGGGGCGCATGATCGGCGAGCTGCTGGACTTCACCCGGGGTCGGCTCGGCGGTGGCATCCCCATCCAGCCGCGCGCCTGCAACCTGCGCGTGTTGTGTCAGCAGGTCCTGGAGGAACTGGAGAGCAGCCATCCCGGACGGGAGCTGCGGCTCGCGGCGGAGGGCCAGTTCCAGGGCGAGTGGGACCCGGACCGGCTCGCGCAGCTGCTGGGCAATCTGGGCAAGAACGCCCTCGACTACAGTCCGCCGGGCTCGCCCGTGGACTTCTCGCTCCATGACGAGGGGGGGCGCGTGCGCGTGGAGGTCCACAACGGGGGGCCGCCGATTCCCCCGGAGATGCTGTCCGGCATCTTCGAGCCCTTTCGCCGGGCGGTGCCGGGCGATGCGAATCCGAGCTCGGGCCTGGGGTTGGGCCTCTTCATCGTCGAGCGCATCGCCCAGGCCCACGGCGGGGAGATCCGCGTGCGCTCCTCGGCGGAGGCGGGCACGACCTTCACCCTGTGCCTGCCCCGGACGCAGGACGGGGCGCCCCCGGACTCCGGCGGCGCCCCGTCCTGA
- the ruvX gene encoding Holliday junction resolvase RuvX: MRTLGLDVGTKTIGVAVSDALGLTAQTVTTVRRTNLKADLAALQKLIDEYEAQGFVVGLPLNMDGSEGPRAEATRRFVEVLLQAFSLPVDFWDERLSTVAAQRTLLEADLSRAKRRGVIDQMAAQFILQGWLDARHVAQARAVREAEEDASEE, from the coding sequence ATGCGCACCCTGGGCCTGGACGTGGGCACCAAAACGATTGGCGTCGCCGTGTCGGACGCGTTGGGGCTCACCGCCCAGACGGTCACCACCGTGCGGCGCACGAACCTCAAGGCGGACTTGGCCGCCCTCCAGAAGCTGATCGACGAGTACGAGGCCCAGGGCTTCGTGGTCGGCCTGCCGCTCAACATGGACGGCAGCGAGGGGCCTCGCGCCGAGGCCACGCGCCGCTTCGTGGAGGTGCTCCTGCAGGCCTTCTCGCTGCCCGTGGACTTCTGGGACGAGCGCCTGTCCACCGTGGCCGCCCAACGCACCCTGCTGGAAGCGGACCTGTCACGCGCCAAGCGCCGCGGGGTCATCGACCAGATGGCCGCCCAGTTCATCCTCCAGGGCTGGCTCGACGCGCGGCATGTCGCCCAGGCGCGAGCGGTTCGAGAAGCGGAGGAGGACGCCTCGGAGGAATGA
- a CDS encoding tetratricopeptide repeat protein, which translates to MGRVIKYEGAAMDTATVGRLKAFARGEATWAEVEGMTFEEAKAIAQVGCELAGAGRLEEARILFEGLVEGNPRDTASRAALGTVYQKLGRLPEAVTEYCAALEGDPTNPVALVNRGELYLRQGNRQGFTDLARAAEADPEGVTSAGRRARALVRAIALAAVETMKDTPAKEAPARA; encoded by the coding sequence ATGGGACGCGTCATCAAATACGAGGGAGCGGCGATGGACACGGCGACGGTGGGGCGGCTCAAGGCGTTCGCGCGCGGGGAGGCCACGTGGGCGGAGGTGGAGGGGATGACCTTCGAGGAGGCCAAGGCGATCGCCCAGGTGGGGTGTGAGCTGGCGGGCGCGGGGCGGCTCGAGGAGGCGCGCATCCTGTTCGAGGGGCTGGTGGAGGGCAATCCCCGGGACACGGCGAGCCGGGCGGCGCTCGGCACGGTGTACCAGAAGCTGGGCCGGCTGCCGGAGGCGGTGACCGAGTACTGCGCGGCGCTGGAGGGGGATCCGACCAATCCCGTGGCGCTCGTCAACCGCGGCGAGCTGTACCTGCGGCAGGGCAACCGGCAGGGCTTCACGGACCTCGCGCGCGCGGCGGAGGCGGATCCGGAGGGGGTGACCTCGGCGGGCCGACGGGCCCGGGCGCTGGTGCGGGCCATCGCGCTGGCGGCGGTGGAGACGATGAAGGACACCCCGGCGAAGGAGGCCCCGGCCCGGGCGTGA
- a CDS encoding M48 family metalloprotease, which yields MEPLFTPEQLAEIKAYHLPIYIRGAVSPLIYLGIFALILGVLVQPFHRGAQRSAAWLSRHLAPLRTAPVLRVVVSALDRMWGESGWGAALLFALFVDLFLELVYSPANIYFGYVLEHRYGMSNYTPWRYALDTLKDLSLEAIASAMLVLGLYGLARRVRRWWLVLGVPSALLLLGASVLDPYRAQIYFQQTPLEQGPLRERITALMAQAGVSFQDVRVEKTSVVSKRLQAYFAGQGPTRTIVLNDVMLRELSPEEVLAAVAHEAGHVHESKWPGRIAASFALVAFLFAIDRLLRLAAARGWFGTTRFADIRTLPLLWLLSFLVFTLSAPVSAAFSREREREADRYALRLTQDPAAFRRMLVKAARVNKMDPEPPRWIVLKGHSHPPIGERLAALPPPP from the coding sequence ATGGAGCCCCTCTTCACGCCCGAACAGCTCGCCGAGATCAAGGCCTACCACCTGCCGATCTACATCCGCGGTGCGGTGAGCCCCCTGATCTACCTGGGCATCTTCGCCCTCATCCTCGGCGTCCTGGTCCAGCCCTTCCACCGCGGCGCCCAGCGGAGCGCGGCCTGGCTCTCGCGCCACCTGGCCCCCCTGCGCACCGCCCCCGTGCTGCGCGTCGTGGTGAGCGCCCTGGACAGGATGTGGGGCGAGTCCGGCTGGGGCGCCGCCCTGCTCTTCGCCCTGTTCGTGGACCTCTTCCTCGAGCTCGTCTACTCCCCGGCGAACATCTACTTCGGGTACGTGCTGGAGCACCGCTACGGCATGTCCAACTACACCCCCTGGCGCTACGCGCTGGACACCCTCAAGGACCTGTCCCTGGAGGCCATCGCCTCGGCCATGCTCGTGCTCGGGCTGTACGGCCTGGCCCGGCGGGTGCGGCGCTGGTGGCTCGTGCTCGGCGTGCCCTCGGCGCTGCTCTTGCTGGGGGCCTCGGTGCTCGATCCCTACCGCGCGCAGATCTACTTCCAGCAGACGCCCCTGGAGCAGGGCCCGCTGCGCGAGCGCATCACCGCCCTGATGGCCCAGGCCGGCGTGTCGTTCCAGGACGTGCGGGTGGAGAAGACGTCGGTGGTGAGCAAGCGCCTGCAGGCGTACTTCGCGGGCCAGGGCCCCACGCGCACCATCGTGCTCAACGACGTGATGCTGCGCGAGCTGTCCCCCGAGGAGGTCCTCGCCGCCGTCGCGCACGAGGCCGGCCATGTCCACGAGTCCAAATGGCCCGGGCGCATCGCCGCGTCGTTCGCGCTCGTCGCCTTCCTCTTCGCCATCGACCGGCTGCTGCGGCTCGCCGCGGCGCGCGGCTGGTTCGGCACCACGCGCTTCGCGGACATCCGCACCCTGCCCCTGCTCTGGCTGCTGTCCTTCCTCGTCTTCACGCTCTCGGCCCCCGTGTCCGCCGCCTTCTCCCGCGAGCGCGAGCGCGAGGCGGACCGCTATGCCCTGCGCCTCACCCAGGACCCCGCCGCCTTCCGCCGCATGCTCGTGAAGGCCGCCCGGGTCAACAAGATGGACCCGGAGCCGCCGCGCTGGATCGTCCTCAAGGGGCACAGCCATCCGCCCATCGGCGAGCGGCTGGCCGCCCTCCCCCCTCCCCCTTGA